TCGTTATAGAGTTCAATATCCTCTATTTTTGAATTTGTAAATTTCTTTTGCAAAACTACATCAAATGGTGCATTAAAATCTTTTTTTGATGATAATTGCTCTTTTATTTTAAAAATTCTTGAATTAGACTTGCTTAAATCAAAATAAATAATGTTCTTATTATTAAATTCAATTATAATTATATTATTGTCAATTCTTCGTATAAACTTGATAATATGGGTATTCTCTTTTAGATATTCACATATAGCTTTTAATAAAAAATATTTCATAATTTATTCACTTTATTTTATAATTCTTCAGAAGATTTTTATATCTTGAAGGTATAATTATATCTAAATTTATTTACAGGAGAATATTATGAAATTAGTTAAAATTTTAGTTGCATCAACTTTAGCTCTAGGAGTAGCATCAACTTCCCTAATGGCAGATGCAGTAAAAGGACAAAAGTTCTATATTAAGTTACTAAAAGAGCCTTGTGGTTTAGATGGAGCAAAATTTGCAGTTAAACATACTCAAGAAGAGTGGAAACAAATAAAAGCTGATGGAAAAGGTGAAGCTGAAATTATGAAAATTTGTCCAAAAGTTCAAGCAGGTGAAATAAAAGATACTCAAATTGAGCATATTTTAGATTTTTCTATAGAGTTTGCAAGTGATTCAGGAAATGTTCCTTCTTGCTAAAAAGTTTTAAAGTGGGAGGTGTTAATTAAGACCTCCCACTTTTTTTTCTAAATTAAATATATTTAAAAGAGTTAATATGAAAAGAAATTTAATTGCATTATCAGTTATTGCTGCACTTGGAACAAATTCTTTCGCATCTGATAATAAAGAGATGCTTAATCAAATACAAATTCTAAAAGCACAAATTGAAGCTTTAGAAAAAAAAGTGGCTGAACAAGAACTTAAAAATATTGAAGCCCAAAAGAAAGTTACAGATGTAGTACCAACTCAACAAACAACAAATATTGATGAAAAAAGAATTGAGAATATTGAAAAAAAACTTGATTCAGTTTCAAAAACAGCAACAACTGCAAAAATTCAAAGTGCACAAGATAATATAAAATGGGATGTTGATTTTAGAACACAAGTTGATAATATTCAATACAAGTATGTTGATGGCTCAAAATCAAAAAATAATGCTCTTTTAACAAATAGACTTTGGTTAGGTGCTAAATATAAAGCTGATGACCATTCATCTTTTTTTGGAAAACTATCTTATAACAAAGCATTTGGAGATACAGCAGACCACTCTCAATCAAATACAAATCCTGGTTATGCTAACTTTGATTGGGTTACAAATGAGAATGCAACTGATAATAGTGTAAAAGTAAAAGAGGCTTATTGGTTATATCAAAATGCAACACTTCTTGGCTCTGATATTCCTTGGTCTGTTTCTGTTGGTAGACGTCCATCAACTGATGGTTTACCTATAAATATTAGAAATGACCAACAACCAAATTCTCCACTTTCTCATACTGTTGATGTTGAATTTGATGGATTTTCATTTAAAGTTGATACTGAAAGCTTAACTGGACTTACAGGTTCTTGGTTAAAAGTTTGTGGAGGAAGAGGTTTAACAAATGCCACTCCAAGATTTGATATGTTTAAACCAGCATATTCAAAAGATGATGAAAAGAATGATAATATCGATATGTTAGGATTAATAGTTGTACCTTATGATAATGGACAATATTCTGTTCATATGCAATATTCACATGCTTGGAATTTGATTGGATATAGTGCAGATGCTATAGGTAAATTTAATTATGCCTATGGAAATTATATGAATAGTTCTAATGCAAATACAGCTTATGAGTTACAAATGGCAAAACCTTCATTTGAAGATGTTGGAGATATTGATTTAGCAACAGTTTTATTTAAAACAGAAGGTATTGGAGATGGTATTTCTGAAACTTTAGATAATACTACAGCTTTTGCTTCATTTGCTATGAGTAAAACAAATCCAAACTCTAAAGGAATGCTAGGTTCAACTGATTCTGAAACTGGATATTCTGTTTGGTTAGGTATAAATACTCCTTGCCCAATTCTACCAGATAGTGCAAAAATTGGATTTGAATGGAATAAAGGGAGTAAATATTGGAGATCTATGACTTATGGTGAAGATACTTATGCTGGAAGTAAAATAGCAGCTCGTGGTCAAGCCTTTGAGGTTTATAGAACTCAGAAATTAACTGACGCTTTAAGTTTTGGAGTAAGCTATGTATATATAGATTATGATTATACAGGTTCAAACTCTTTCTTTGGATATGATGGAACACCAACTCCTATTTCTAAAGCTGACGGAAGTGCAGTTAAAGAAGCTAGAGATCTTAGAGCATATGTAAGATATAAATTTTAAATAAAAAGGTGATTACTTCACCTTTTTATCTTAAATTATATTTATCAAAATTAAAAATAACTTTTTCAGCTAATTCAATCATTTTTATATTTAAACCTTTAAACTCCAAATTTTTTATGTTTACAAGAAATTTATCATAAACTTGAAAATATGGATATAAAATAAAATAGATATACTCTTTTGAAGTCGATTCCTTATTTAACTCTTTAAACCATAAAGTAAGTAATGAGAAATAAAGCATTGAAGGATTAAATTCTTCATTTAATTTAAGATTTTTTGATACTTCTTTATTTATAAAATCATAACAGCTTAAAATAGCTTTTATTCTAAAATTTTTACGATTTCTTATATAATAATCTTGAGAAAAAGTTATTTTTTCAATTTCCTTTAATATAGTAAGCCCTATATTATTAAATTCAACTAAAATATCTCTATCTAATCCATACTCTTTTATATCATTATTATCTTTATAAGACAAGATTAAATCTTTACAAAAGAGTAATAAAGCTTCTGTTTTTATTTTTGAAATATTTATAACCATTTCAAATTGTAACTAAATTTTGTTAAATTTGATTATATTTTTATTATTTTTAAGTTGTATTGAGATAGAATAAAGGCAATTTTATTAAATTTTTTAGAAAAAAGGAAATTATTGGAACCTATTGGAGTACTAAAAGATGGTCAAATTTATGACCTTCAAACTGCAGAGGCTTTAAATATTAGCGGAGATACAATTAAAGCCGACGACTCAAGTGAATCTTTAGAGATTTTAAGACACTCAACTGCTCACCTTATGGCTCAAGCTATAAAAGAACTATATCCTGAAGCAAAATTCTTTGTTGGTCCAGTCGTAAATGAAGGATTTTACTACGATTTTAAAATAAATAGTAAAATCTCTGATGAAGATTTACCAAAAATCGAAAAGAAGATGAAAGAGTTAGCTGATAGAAAACTAGCTATTACTAGACATGAAACAACTAGAGAAGAGTTTTATGAAGAGTTTAAAAATGATGAGCTAAAACAAGCTGTTTTAAAAAATATCAAAGATGAAGTAATCACTGTTTATAAACAAGGTGATTTCAAAGATTTATGTAGAGGTCCTCACTTACCAAATACTAGAATGATTAGAAGCTTCAAACTAACTAGAGTTGCTGGAGCATATTTGGGTGGAGATGAAAAAAATGAGATGATAACTAGAATTTATGGAATCTCATTTTTTGATAAAAAAGCTTTAAATGATTATGTAACAATGATTGAAGAAGCAAAAAAAAGAGACCATAGAAAACTAGGAACTGAGCTTGAACTATTTACATTTAATGATGATGTAGGTGCAGGTCTTCCTTTATGGTTACCAAATGGTTCAAGACTTAGAAGTAAATTAGAACATCTTTTATATAAAGCTCATAGAATAAGAGGTTATGAGCCAGTACGAGGTCCAGAAATATTAAAAGCAGAAATGTGGAAAATATCTGGGCACTATGATAATTATAAAGAGAATATGTATTTTACAACTATTGATGAACAAGAATATGGTATAAAGCCAATGAACTGTGTTGGACATATTCAGATTTTTAAAAATGGTTTAGTTTCATATAAAGATTTACCTAAAAAACTCTTTGAATATGGAGTTGTTCATAGACATGAGATGAGTGGAGCAATGCACGGATTATTTAGAGTAAGAGAGTTTACTCAAGATGATTCACATATTTTCTGTACTCAAAATCAAATTAAAGAAGTAATCTTTGAAGTTTTAGAGTTTGTTGATAGTCTTTTAAAACTATTTGATTTTAAATATGAGATTGAAGTGTCTACAAAACCTGAAAAAGCTATTGGTGATGATATATTTTGGGAAAAAACAACAAAAGGGATAATGGATGCCCTTAATGAAAAAAGTATCTCTTATGGTATTGATGAGGGTGGTGGAGCATTCTATGGACCAAAAATTGATATAAAAATTCTCGATGCCATTGGAAGAAAATGGCAATGTGGAACAGTTCAAGTTGATATGAATTTACCTTCAAGATTTAAAGTTGAATATATTAATGAAAAAGGTGAAAAAGAGCAACCAGTTATGATTCATAGAGCAATTTTGGGTTCTTTTGAGAGATTTATAGGAATTTTAACAGAACACTGTGCTGGAGAATTTCCATTTGCAATTGCTCCAACACAAGTAATTTTTGTACCAATTGCAGATACTCATGTAGCTTATGCAAAAGAGCTTCAAAAAGAGTTGCTTGAAAATGATATTGACTCTAAAATCTATGATATGAATGAAAGTTTAAACAAAAGAATAAGAATGGCAGAAAAACAAAGAGTGCCAATGATTGTAGTTCTTGGAGATGAAGAAGTTTCAAATAGTATGATAGCTTTAAGGGATAGAAGAAAAAGAGAACAATCGAATTTAAGTAAAGATGAATTCATAGAAAATTTAAAAAATATACTAAAAGGAAGTAAAATTTGAGTAGAGATAATAAAAAATCAGATGTAATCATGAATGAAGATATCACAGCAAAAGAACTAAGATGTACAAGTGATTCAGGGGATAATTATGGCATTATTCCAACTGCACAAGCTTTAGCTTTAGCTGATGAATCTGGTCTTGATTTAGTTTTAATAGCTCCTGATGCAAATCCACCAGTTGCAAAAATTATGGATTATAGTAAATTTAAGTACCAACAAGAGAAAAAGAAAAAAGAAGCGAAAAAGAATCAAAAAGTTATAGTTATAAAAGAGATAAAACTTTCTATAAAAATTGCTGAAAATGATATCAACTATAAAGTAAAACATGCTATAGAGTTTTTAGAAGATGGAAACCACGTAAAATTTAGAGTTTTCCTAAAAGGAAGAGAGATGTCAAATCCTGAAGCTGGAGTTGAAGTTTTAAATAGAGTTTGGGCAATGATTGAAGATGTTGCAATAATGGATAAAGAACCAAAACTAGAAGGAAGATATGTAAATCTTCTAGTTACTCCAAAAAAAGATTAATCTACTCAAAAAACATAAAAGAGAATTTCCCTCTTTTATGCTAATATAAACTTTAAACTTTTATTAATAATTTTTTAAGTATAATCCAAAACTTTTTCACTATGAAAATGCAAATTTATATGAAAGGATTTCTTTATGCCAAAAATGAAAAGCGTTAAAGGTGCTGTTAAAAGATTTAAAGTAAAGAAAAATGGAACTATCAAAAGAGGTTCTGCTTTTAGAAGCCACATTTTAACTAAAAAAACTCAAAAAAGAAAAAGAAATTTAAGAGGACCACAAACTGTACATAGTACAAATGTTGCTGGAATTCTTTCAACGTTGTGTAAAGCGTAATTACTAAAATTTAGTAATTTTGTCCCTCCATTTATAAATGGACAAGTTCAGCAAAGGCTGACACCTTATTAAAAATAATGGTAAAGAAAGGAAAAATATGCCAAGAGTAAAAACTGGTGTTGTAAGAAGAAGAAGACACAAAAAAGTATTAAAACTAGCTAGAGGATTCTTTAGTGCTAGAAGAAAACATTTTAGAAAAGCTAAAGAGCAATTAGAAAGAAGTCTTGTATATGCTTATAGAGATAGAAGACAGAAAAAAAGAGATATTAGAAAACTATGGATTATTAGAATCAATGCAGCTTGTAGATTAAATGATATTAACTACTCAAGATTTATAAATGGTTTAAGATTATCAGGTATTGAACTTGATAGAAAAATCTTAGCAAACCTTGCTATGAATGATTCAGCTGCATTTGCATCTTTAGTAGCATCTGCTAAAGCAGCACTTAAATAATAAATTTGCAAACAATCAAAAAAGGGGAAGATTTTAAAATCTTCCCCTTTTTTTATACCTTTATAAATAAGCCTATTCTAAAGGCTCATTTACATCTATTTTACACTTATTACCTTCACAAACAATATTTGCATCAAAGTAAAAAATCTCAGATACATCTAAATTTGCTTTTTTCAAGTTTGTCCAAGCTTCAAGAGATCTTGAACCTGCACTACAATGAAATACTACTGTTTTACCTTTTGGTAATTTTGCATATAGTTCTTCTGGTTTAAATTGGTCAGCTTGAATATTTATTGAACCCTCTATATGACCTTTATCATAATCTTTTTTAGGCAATACATTTACAATTTGAATATTTGCTGGAACTTTATTTTCTACTATTAAAGCTTTAAACCATTCTCCATCAACTGTTCCTTCATCACTTCCTAATTTAACACCATTTGAACTAAACTCTTTTTTAGCTTCTTTTGGTTTATCTTCAACTTTTTTACTATTTGAAGTTGTTCCTAAACCAGCCTCTTTCCAAGCAGGTAATCCTCCTGCATATACAAATACATTTTTATAGCCCAAATTATATAACTTTTCTGCAACAATATTTGATTTCTCACAAGAGTACCCTGCACAAAATGTTACAATTTTTTCATCTTTATTTATTGGAAATCTTCCTACTAATTTATCTAAACTTGTATCAGGAATAGAGATACTTCCAGGTATTGTCTCTTGAAAATATTTTGTACTAGGTCTTGCATCAACTAATAAGGCACTATTGTTCTCTTGATATGTTTTTATTACAGCTATTCCTACTTCTAAATAGTTTTTAGTTGCCCATTCAGGCTCTCCTCCACTATAAATTTTTACATTCTTATGCCCTTTATCTTTTAGCATTTTTGCAACAATTGGGCTTTTTTCACAAGAATATCCAGCACAAAAAACTATTAATTCTTTATCTTTTGGTAGATCTATAATTTGTTTATATCCAGTCTCAAATGTACTATCAGTAATATTTAAACTCGATGGTATAGTACCCTTTATATATTTTGCTTCTGGTCTTGCATCAATCAAAATTGACTCTGTTGCACCTCTATTTCCAGACCCTAATTTTGATTTTACATAATCATAATTAACTTGTTCCAAGTTATTTTTAACTATTAATTCCATAATAGCTGGTGTTGGTTTTGTTAAATTTACTGACTCATTTGCATAAACTGTTCCAAAAGTTAAAATTGATGCTACAACTAAACTACTAAATATTTTACTAATTATTTCCCCTTTTTAAGATTTTAAAAAATACCCTTGGTATTAAAAAAACTATATATACTAAAAATGTAAATATTAATGGATGATAAATTCCTAAACCATAAGCACCTGAATTTGGGAGTGCTAAAATATGTGAAATTGGATGAGTTAAAAACTCTTCATAGTGCATTAATATTGATAAAATTACTAAAATTACTAAAAATATTTTTAACTCTTTTTTAAACATCTTATGCTTTTCCGCTTAACATTCCATACATTGTCATTGGTTTAAGTAGATAAACTTTCATTAACCACCAAATCCATCTCTCTTGTACTGGATCCAAAGGAAAAGATGGAGTTGGTTTTGCACTCCAATCAAACTCAGCGAGCATAACTTTACCAATATCAGTTATTAAAGGACAAACTGTATATCCCCCATATTTTTCAGTTGGTTCTTTGCCTTCCATAACCAAAATTAAATTATCAACTAAAACTTTATACTGTTTTCTCACACTTCCACCTGTTTTACCCATAGGAACGGCTGCAATATCTCCTATTGAGAAGATATTTTTATATTTAACATGTTGTAAAGTCTCTTTATTAACTGGTACCCAACCTTTAGCTGATCCAATAGCTGAATTTCCTATCTCATCAGGTGCTTTTTGCGGAGGAGTTATATGTAAAAAATCAAAAGGTACTTCAACATTTAAATGCTTTTTAATCTTATCATACTCTTTTAATTCCTCATCATATTCACCCTGCTCTTCCCAATGCTTATCAAAAGTTGCAATTTTCTTAGAAATATCAACAGCTATTAAATTATGGTTAAAATTCCATTTCATATCTCTTGCAATAAACTGTTTTTCAATAGCATCTGCATACTCTTTTACACCAAATAATTTCCCTCCATCATCATAATATGTTAATGTTGCATTTGCTCTAGCTTTTGCTTCATTTAATCTTGAATTTAATAGATACATAACTTTTTTAGGAGCACCTCCACATTTTATAGCAGTATTTGGGGCTGTAAAAACTGCCTTTACCTTATCTTTCTTAGCTTTTTCAATAAACTTTTGAGTCTGTTCCCACATATGGGCAGAACTATCAATATTATAAACAGTTGTTACTCCACTATCCCCAAAAGCTTTTAGGATTTTACTTGCATCTCCTACACTATAAGCATCTCCAACCTCTTCTAATCCTTTAATTACTCCATAATCAAGAGTAATTCCAGCAGCAACTATTAAATAATCATAATCAATAACTTCTTTACTTGATAATATTAATTTATTTGCTTCTGGATTAAAATCAACTGCTTTATCTTGAATCCATTTAACACCTTTTGGCATATAATCTTTTGTTTCATATAGTAGTTCATTTTTTGATTTATAAACTCCACTTGCCACAAGAGTAGCTCCTGGTTGATATGAAACAGATTTTGGGTTTGGTTCAATTATTGTAATATCTGCATCTTTCAATGCACTCATAAGTCTAGCTGCTGTTGAAACTCCAGCTAATCCACCACCAACTATTACTATTTTACCTTTTGCTTCACTACTTGCTTTTGCAATAGTTGCAGCTTGTGCTTGGCTTCCACCTGCTAAATATGCAGCTCCACCTAGACCAGCTAGTTTAAAGGCGTCTCTTCTTGAAATCCCTGCTTTTTTTATCTCTGAATTTACAATTTCGATAGCTTTTTTTAACTCATTTTTATTCATAGCCATTCCTTTTAAAAAAATACCTTAGATAGTAACAAAATACTCATAATAATTCACTTATTTTAATAAGTTCAAGTTTTATAAATATTATTAGTTTAATTTATAATTTTAAGTGCTTTTTTATACTCTGCTTTATCATTTAAATTTAGAAATTCCTCTTCATTCTCAAAATATAAATTTTGAGTTCTTGAGTTTTTAATTAAATAGTTTATCTTATGAATATCACTCTTTATCATATCTTCTATCAGAGTTAAAGTAGTTTTAGAAAATACACCACAAAGGTTATGAGTACCAAAAGATGTTTGTGCAATAGTTATATCAAAATTATTTGAAGAATTTATTAATTTTTCTATAATTTCAAGAGTTATAAATGGAGTATCAACTGTAATTATGAAAACTTTTTCATTTTCTAAAGTTTTTATAATAGTTTGCAAAGCTAAAATAGGAGAATAAATATCAATGTTTTCATCTATAATTAACTCTTTCTTATCCTGTAGAAAAGAAAATTTATCTAATTTTGAAGAAATATAAATATTTTGAAAATATGGTTTTAATCTATTATATTGAAACTCTATTAAAGAGCTTGAGGAACCAAAAGGAAGAAGAGATTTATCTTCTCCCATTCTTTGACTTTTTCCACCACTTAAAATAATACAAGGTATAGAAAATTTATCTATCATTTCTTAGCTCTTTAAAGAAGAGTTTAGCACTTTCTATTTTAAATAGAAAATGGTTTATTATAATTTTTATAAACTTCTTGGGTCTGTAATATATCCAGAAATTGCACTAGCTGCTGCAACTGCACTATTTGCTAAATAGATTTTTGAACTTCTACTTCCCATTCTTCCAACAAAGTTTCTATTTGTTGTAGAGATACATACTTCACCATCTCCTAAAATCCCCATATATCCACCTAAACAGGCTCCACATGTTGGATTTGAAACAACTGCTCCAGCATCAACTAAAATATCAATATATCCTAGTTTTGTAGCTTCTCTTAAGATTTTCTGAGTTCCAGGAGTTAAAATAAGTCTTACATGCCTTGCTACTTTTTTATCTTTTAATATTTCAGCTGCAACTTTAAAATCACTTAATCTTCCATTTGTACATGAACCTATAAATACTTGATCAACTCTTATATTATCGCTAACTGCTTGTGAAACTGAATGCCCATTTGATGGTAAATATGGATATGCAATTACAGGTTCTAGTTTTTCTACATCAATAACAATCTCTTGACAATATGTAGCATCCTCATCACTATAATGAATTTTTGGCTCTGCTCTAAGTCCGCTATTCTCTTTTGATACTCTATCTAAAAACTCTTTTGTAACCTCATCATAAGCTACAATTCCATTCTTAGCTCCAGCCTCAATAGCCATATTACAAAGACTAAATCTATCATCCATTGATAAATATTTTATTGTATCTCCTGTAAACTCTAAAGCCTTATATAAAGCTCCATCAACTCCAAGTATTCTAATAATTTCTAAAATTAAATCTTTTCCAGTTACAAAAGAGGCTGGTTTCCCTTTAAAAACTACTTTTATAGTTTCAGGTACTTTAAACCAATTCCCACCAGTGATCATTCCAAAAGATATATCTGTACTTCCCATTCCTGTACTAAATGCCCCTAAAGCACCATGGGTACATGTATGGCTATCTGCTCCAATTATCACATCTCCAGGTAATACAAGACCTTTTTCAGGTAAAAGTGCATGCTCTATCCCCATATCTTTTTCATCAAAAAAGTTTTTAAGATTATGTTTCATAGCAAAATCTCTTGAAATTTTTGCTTGATTTGCACTTGCTATATCTTTTGCAGGTATAAAGTGATCTAAAACTATTGCAAAGCCATCTGGATTTGCTAATTTTTCAAAACCACCCTCTTCAAATGCACGAATTGAAATAGGTGTTGTAATATCATTTCCAATTACCATATCAATTGGACTTCTTACAATTTCTCCTGCATAAACTTTTTTGCCTACATGTTCACTAAAAATTTTTTCTGTAATTGTTTGACCCATATTTTTTCCTAAATTTCTTATTTTTTTAAAAATTTTGCCTAGATTATAGCTAAATTTATTTAAGCTTTATCTTTTAATTTTTTCTCTCTTCTACTATCTTTTATCTGCATAATTATGATTATAACAACAGCTAAATCTATTATCACATCTGCAAAATTAAAAATTGCAAACTCAAATATATAGTGCCAATAGAAATAATCAACTACTGCTCCATAAGTAAATCTATCTAAGATATTTGATAATCCTCCAGCATATAAAAGAGCTATTGGAATATAGTATTTGTAAAATACCTCTTTGTTTTTAATTAAATATATTGTTCCTATTAAAACTATAAAAAGTTGAATATATTTTAAATATTCAGCCAAAAAAGTAAACATAGAAAAAGCAACACCATAGTTATATGCAAGTTTTAAACTCATAATACTACCATTTGCATCCCAAGCTAAATTTGCAAAACCATATTTAACAACTTGATCTATTATAAAAATAACTACAAAAATTGTAGTTGCAATTTTCAACTCTTTTTTCATAAAGCTTTTTTAAAAAATTCAATTAAACTTGCCATTGAACTCTCTACATCTTTTTTATTTTTTCCCTCAAGTAAAAGTCTAATTTTATTCTCTGTTCCAGAATATCTAATCAAATCCCTAATACCTTTTTCTCTAATTGGTTTTAATATCTCTTCTAAACCTTTTATCTCTTTTAAGGGTATTTTCTCATTTACTTTCATATTATGTAAAAGTTGAGGATATAAAGTAAATGGATTTAAAGCTTCACTTGCCTTTTTTTTACTTTTAATGATCATTGCTAAAACTTGTAAAGCTGAAGCTAAACCATCACCAGTTTTTGCTACATCAGAAAAAATTATATGTCCACTTTGTTCTCCACCAAAATTTAGATTATTCTCTTTCATAACTTCAAGTACATATTTATCTCCAACATCACTTCTTAAAAGTTCTATTCCATTTAAATTTAAATAATCTTCCAAAGCTTTATTTGACATAACTGTAGCTACACAAGCATTACCTTTTAAAAGATTCTCACCTTTTAGATATACACTTAAAGCTCCAAGTAGTTTATCTCCATCAACTATTTTACCTTTTTCATCAACAACAACCAATCTATCTGCATCTCCATCAAGAGCAAGTCCAATATCAGCCCTATAATCTTGTACAAGTTTTGCAACATTTTCAGGATGCATTGCTCCACAATTATCATTTATATTAA
The Aliarcobacter faecis genome window above contains:
- the lspA gene encoding signal peptidase II — its product is MKKELKIATTIFVVIFIIDQVVKYGFANLAWDANGSIMSLKLAYNYGVAFSMFTFLAEYLKYIQLFIVLIGTIYLIKNKEVFYKYYIPIALLYAGGLSNILDRFTYGAVVDYFYWHYIFEFAIFNFADVIIDLAVVIIIIMQIKDSRREKKLKDKA
- the glmM gene encoding phosphoglucosamine mutase, which gives rise to MKLFGTDGVRGKAGEFLDVITVVKLAQASGTHFRKHSTTNKILVGKDTRRSGYMIENALVSGLTSVGYDVIQIGPMPTPAIAYLTESMRCDAGIMISASHNPFEDNGIKFFDNHGNKLNVDDEKEIEKIFKGTESLIASQATGRDIGSSKRIDDVIGRYIVVIKSSFPKDLTLRGLRIVLDCANGAAYKVAPTILEELGADVITINNKPNGFNINDNCGAMHPENVAKLVQDYRADIGLALDGDADRLVVVDEKGKIVDGDKLLGALSVYLKGENLLKGNACVATVMSNKALEDYLNLNGIELLRSDVGDKYVLEVMKENNLNFGGEQSGHIIFSDVAKTGDGLASALQVLAMIIKSKKKASEALNPFTLYPQLLHNMKVNEKIPLKEIKGLEEILKPIREKGIRDLIRYSGTENKIRLLLEGKNKKDVESSMASLIEFFKKAL